A region of Acidobacteriota bacterium DNA encodes the following proteins:
- a CDS encoding glycosyl transferase family 1: MRGIRVCHINSTASGGGVAEMLGSLVPLCSTLGIQADWRLITGDEQFFRVTKTFHNALQSAGLDLREEALAGYLERNRVSAEQVHDEYDVYVVHDPQPLAIRHFASTDHSKWIWRCHIDSSKPNPPTWEFVRPFVEEYDAVVFTMESFQPADLNASCLRFVPPAIDPLSTKNLELDEDLYCRVLVELGISLRKPVLLQVSRFDPWKDPLGVIRAFHLVKQEIPALQLVLAGGMATDDPQGGEMLEALRTEAAGDRDIHVFTNLGNLEINALQRAAYAIIQKSIKEGFGLVVSEAFWKRKPVVAGNAGGIPLQFPDDYQGFLVESVEECAQRLSTLLKQPAQAQGFGAAGNAKVTADFLLPRLLRDELQLFADVL, encoded by the coding sequence TTGCGCGGGATTCGTGTCTGCCACATTAACTCGACCGCCTCTGGTGGGGGCGTGGCCGAGATGCTCGGCAGTCTTGTGCCCCTATGCTCGACACTCGGTATTCAGGCCGACTGGCGTTTGATCACCGGCGATGAACAATTCTTCCGCGTCACCAAGACCTTTCACAATGCGCTGCAAAGCGCTGGACTGGATCTGAGAGAAGAGGCGCTCGCCGGTTATTTGGAGCGCAACCGCGTCAGTGCCGAGCAGGTTCATGACGAATACGATGTCTATGTTGTGCATGATCCTCAGCCGCTCGCGATCCGGCATTTCGCGAGCACAGATCACAGCAAGTGGATCTGGCGTTGCCATATTGACAGCTCTAAGCCCAATCCGCCGACCTGGGAATTCGTGCGCCCGTTTGTGGAGGAGTACGACGCGGTTGTGTTCACGATGGAGTCGTTCCAGCCGGCAGACTTGAATGCCTCCTGTTTACGCTTCGTTCCGCCTGCGATTGATCCTCTCTCCACCAAGAACCTCGAGCTCGACGAGGATCTGTATTGCCGTGTATTAGTGGAATTGGGCATCAGCTTGCGCAAACCTGTTCTCTTGCAGGTTTCCCGATTCGATCCCTGGAAGGACCCTCTCGGCGTGATTCGGGCATTCCATCTCGTGAAGCAGGAGATTCCGGCACTCCAACTGGTGCTTGCGGGAGGAATGGCCACAGACGATCCTCAAGGAGGTGAGATGCTGGAAGCGCTGCGTACGGAAGCTGCCGGCGATCGAGATATTCATGTGTTCACGAACCTCGGAAACCTGGAGATCAACGCTTTGCAACGCGCCGCGTATGCCATCATTCAGAAATCCATCAAGGAAGGCTTCGGATTGGTCGTCTCCGAGGCGTTCTGGAAGCGGAAGCCCGTGGTTGCAGGAAATGCCGGCGGGATTCCGCTTCAGTTCCCGGATGATTATCAGGGCTTTCTGGTGGAGAGCGTCGAAGAATGTGCTCAGCGGCTTTCCACCCTGCTCAAGCAACCGGCGCAAGCCCAGGGGTTCGGAGCCGCCGGCAACGCGAAAGTGACTGCTGATTTCCTGCTGCCACGTCTACTTCGTGACGAATTACAACTGTTTGCAGACGTGCTGTAG
- a CDS encoding glycosyl transferase — MKVALIAAPFIAVPPADYGGTELFVAQLAEGLHNAGTEAVVYTNRESSVGVERRWIYEHSEWPIKSQERAWARELNHTSWAVRDALQSCDVIHIQSLPGLVFSRFVERPFVLTLHGPHDATSSECFGFYPEVHYVAISQAQARQETMAKLRTIHHGIDLRLYPVVKNKQQYLSFIGRIAPIKGTHIAIDVAQRTGIPLKIAGQVQPINREYFEKKIRPHIDGKLVEYVGPADLRDKNELLGNSMAMLFPIQWNEPFGLVMVEAMACGTPVLAMPGGSVPEVVQEGVSGHICRSVRSMANRLRNLSFDSAAIRRYVEENFSLDKMVAQYASLYKEAAR; from the coding sequence TTGAAAGTTGCACTCATCGCCGCGCCCTTCATTGCAGTTCCGCCCGCTGACTATGGCGGGACCGAACTGTTTGTCGCACAACTTGCTGAAGGCCTTCACAACGCTGGCACCGAGGCGGTTGTGTACACGAATCGCGAATCGAGTGTTGGGGTAGAACGGCGGTGGATTTATGAGCATTCCGAATGGCCCATCAAGTCGCAGGAGCGTGCGTGGGCCCGAGAACTGAACCATACATCGTGGGCGGTTCGGGATGCGCTGCAGTCGTGCGATGTCATCCACATACAGTCCTTGCCAGGTCTTGTATTTTCACGCTTCGTCGAACGCCCCTTTGTTCTAACCCTGCATGGGCCCCACGATGCTACATCGAGTGAATGTTTTGGGTTTTATCCAGAGGTCCACTATGTAGCAATTAGTCAGGCGCAGGCGCGGCAGGAAACGATGGCAAAGCTGCGCACAATTCACCATGGCATTGATTTGCGGCTATACCCGGTTGTCAAGAACAAGCAGCAATATCTCAGCTTCATTGGCCGCATTGCGCCGATCAAAGGAACGCACATCGCCATTGATGTCGCACAACGAACGGGGATTCCGCTAAAGATTGCAGGCCAGGTGCAGCCTATAAATCGGGAGTATTTCGAGAAAAAGATACGGCCACATATTGACGGCAAGTTGGTGGAGTATGTCGGTCCGGCGGACCTCCGCGACAAGAATGAACTGCTGGGAAACTCGATGGCCATGCTGTTTCCCATTCAGTGGAATGAGCCATTTGGACTCGTGATGGTCGAAGCCATGGCATGCGGTACTCCGGTGCTTGCTATGCCCGGAGGCTCGGTACCGGAGGTGGTGCAGGAGGGAGTCTCCGGCCATATCTGCCGATCCGTGCGGAGTATGGCCAATCGGCTCCGCAACCTGAGTTTCGATTCCGCAGCTATACGCCGCTACGTTGAGGAGAACTTTTCCTTGGACAAGATGGTTGCGCAATACGCGTCCCTCTATAAAGAGGCCGCAAGGTGA